A segment of the Eleutherodactylus coqui strain aEleCoq1 chromosome 6, aEleCoq1.hap1, whole genome shotgun sequence genome:
GTAAAAGGGTTACTTAAGATTATAAAAGCATGACTGCGTTCTACcacaaacagcgccactcttgtctatgTGCTGCATCCGGTATTGGGCCAATCTACTGACAAATGTCTAATAGGAAATGGTTCTAGAAAGATCTACAAAATGGTTCATGTAGCCTGTGGGACAAGTACAATTTAGCTTTGCTACACCAATCCAGCCATGAGAAGACTACAGGTCACACCGAGGAGATGAGTGTAAGAAAACTAACCTCTCTTGAGCTGTTCGATTTAGCTATGGCTTCTGCAGACAATCGCTCCTGAACAAGAATCCTTATGGCCTGAAGTTGGAGAAAAAGTAGTCAAGGTGTCACTTTGTATACACTTTGTACCTGCGGCATCAGGGATTGAGACAAAGTACAGAAGCAACACAGTCCCGTAGCTGAGAATGGGAGAATTAGGACTACAAAGACCCCCAAGTGTTCCACAGTCCCCATTATTGAAGATATCATTGGGGATGGGCCTTGGTACCCCCACGGTATCTTCTAACAATTCAAAAGGAATATTTCCCCTTAACCAAAGTGTTTTGTTCCTAAATGACTAGTCATGCTTTGATATTGGTCAGTGTTTAAAAGGGCATTAAGTTATACCCCATctgcaggatagggaataactagctaATCAGTAGGGGTTAGATCTCTGGAACAGCCCGAGAGAATGGCAAAATGAATGGAGATACAGCACATGGGTtcagccattcatttcaatgaccgcACGGGAGAatgccagcagttggacccccactgatcagctagtcaTTACCTATGATTGCGGAGAACAGATTGTCTcaccagaatactcctttaatgccCATTTTTTTGCAGAGCTACCACAAAATAATTTTCATGCAGCTTCATTTGTTACAAATAGggcagctttttaaaaaaaaattcttttaaaaaTTGGGTTTTTCTTTagggggcaaaataaaaaaaagtgtcaaacttTTGGAGTTCCTTAAAAATGATTAGAATAGGTTTGTCATTTTTGTTTCGGTCACTGTGAAACATAatacatattaaccccttgaggatatGGCCATTTCTATTTCATTTTCTTCTCCACATTTTTGAAAGgattgtaactttttttcaatGTTTCCTGTCTAAGGGcgcatttagacgaccgtatatcggccgggtattcatgctggccgatatatggcgtctctctgcagggggggaggcggcTGGAAGAGCCCTGAgcttcctccccctctccaccccccctgcacggGATGGgcgtggagctaattcccaaaacttagcCCTGCCTCGATTctgccttctctcattgcaaatagtgcagggggggggggggcggagagagggtggagaggaggcagagagggggccggaactcagagcactgctcccggctcttccagcctcctccccctacagagggagacgccgtatatcgtccggcgtgaatacccggctgatatacggtcgtctgaatgcgccctaagcttgtttttttgtgggacaagccacatttttcaatgctaccatttaaaggggttgtcccgcgccgaaacggtttttttttttttttcaaccctcccctccccccccccccttctatacttaccggctgaagatggccgccgggatcctcttcctccgtggaccgcagctcttctgtgcggtccattgccgattccagcctcctgattggctggaatcggcacgtgacggggcggagctacatggagccggcattctgcacgagcggccccattgaagacagcagaagacccggactgcgcaagcgcggctaatttggccatcggaggccaaaaattagtcggcaccatgggaacgaggacgccagcaacggagcaggtaagtataaaactttttataacttctgtatggctcataattaatgcacaatgtacattacaaagtgcattattatggccatacagaagtgtatagacccacttgctgccgcgggacaacccctttaatgtactgaaaaacgcaCATTTCAAAGTACAGTGACAAAGTATCCTGTACACCatgcggggaaaaaaaggcaTAACTTTATCCTGTGGGTCACTACAATTACAATTaaaatttacatagttttttttagtaCTACTAAGTAAAAGatcttgaaaaaagaaaaaacaagacaaccccccccccccccccaaaaagaatgctacaattttttttatatttcaatgAGCGCTGCCCCTGCAATTACGagcattggccactacacaggggttgagcGGCTTCCACTCTGATCCCGGCAGTGACAGCTGCTGCTGCCTGGAGAAACCCTTTAAACTTTGACAGCAGAGGGTTGTATACAACTAGTAAGTCTATAGGCAATGCATGTCTAAAACTGCAAATACATATGAGACCTTGATCCCCACCAGCAACATGACAGACTAAAACTGAGGGacaaagtttttggtttttttaataaACTAGAGCAGACTTGTTCCAACGGCCAAATGACTTGTCAAATTGGGCTGATTATGCAACACACTATTttcaggtaagaaaatgtcacCTGTGATTGCCCAACAGGGCGCATTTCTGGTAGACTAGCCTGCTGTCAAACATTGCTGctaatcttttttttgtttcccaaCCTATGGTCAGCTAAAATGACCAAAATTGTCAATTTAAAGTCTTATGTGCCCGGGGAGCTTTAAGCAGTCATCCAAGTACCTCTGACTAGACCGGGCAGTGATGCACCAGGGGCGCTGCATTAATTGATATTTCTGGCGCACAGGTAGCAACGATAAGACTGAACTTACTTTCAGCATCACCAGGTAGTCATCGTGTCTCTGGATATGGAGGAGGTTTGCTAAAGCCAGCACACCAGCCTTGAAGTCCGGATTACCCACTATAGAGGAAGATGAAGACAATTCATACATTAGATATAACACAGAGTTAGACTTCTTACTGCATGCACCTCCAATATCACAAGACCGTGAACATGCTGCAGGAAGGGAGCCCTTGCTACAGATTCGTGCCTCTTACCATCCAAGTTTATTAGTGGTTCCGCAGGCTTCTGACTCCCAGCATGCACCGGCTTGGCAACctggtatttagctgctgcaaGAAAACAGACTTATCAGTACTAATGTTATCCTGAAACAAACGGATTTTACCCCTTCATAGAGGAACGTTTCTCACACTGTTCAACATTGTTTAAAAAGAATAttccagttttgataaatgatgtTCTTTGGATCATAATCAACAGCTCTTAATAGTCATTCAAAAGGAATGTCCACTGTTTACCCTCAGAAGATTTACTACTCACTGCAAAGATATGCCACAAAGACCTCTGCATGCCTTACCTGAGGATTTATGCATTACAAGGAACAGAATCCACAGcacttctgtagcaaatgtgCATTCAAATCCATATGTgagacatacatgcattttgcctGGATTTGTCTGTGATGCATTTTTACACCATAAGTGAATCCAACTTGATATACTTAGAGAAGGGGGAAACAAAGGGAGGAAGGACCCTACCATTAGCCTCTACTGCACCGGATATATACATTGTGGTGTTGAAGAGGTTAAATAGAGCTCTATTCTTGGTTACCACATGAGCAAAGCTATGAGATCACCAGGATGAGCATATATAACATCTAACTGCGAGAACAGCTCCCCACTACGATAACACCCGCTACTTACTAACTACTGATCTAATATTATGTCCACGTGAAGTCACTTGAGGACATAGAATGAGgcggctttcacacctgcattcaggtcagttcagggtttctgtctctctgcttcatTTTTGCAGGAGAGAAatggttttgtaaaaaaaaaaattaataaatcaaCCAACACCACACAAAgccattttttttcactccatTGATATTAGTGGGGTTTCaagacaaaaaaacccaaaacaaaacaaaaaaaaacaaacaaaaaaaaaaacaagattcgTTTCTTCTggtttatttccatttctctcaaaaacagagcagagagacagaaaccctgaactgagacccaaggcaggtgtgaaagcagcccaaaACACATGTAGTCACTTACCATTGTCTCCATACTCCAGGCGTACAGCCAGGCCCAGCAGCCAGTCTATCGCCTCCTGACGCTCTTGTACTTTGAAGGGACATGTGACATCTTTTAAATACTGTTAAGAGAATCACAGTGAGTTATACAGTTAGACTGATCTAGTCCACATGGAGGCGCTAGTCAGAATATAAAAGTGTATCGCCCATGGGGGCCACTGCTACTTTCAGATGAGTATATTTAGCTCCATATTTGATCTGTGTTTTGCGGACCATAAAAAGGAGCTAGTGTAACTACATATCCATTCACAAGGTTGTATTTTTTATCATAGCGCATGCTACGTCTTTAaacattttttcccccccatttttgCCTGTATTGGTATCATTTTCTATTCGGTAAATATAAATTAGAGAGGTTTTGCCATTATTTAGGACTGCCCCATATCCACTCTGTACTACCTGGTTACTACTGACCAGAacaagtgactgctgcagccaatcagcagttaTGGAAGGTCACCGCTATCATCagggattggctgctgcagtcacatgctctTGTCAGTAGTAACCAGGTAGTACATTGTGGATGTGGAGCAGTTTTAAATAATGGGAAAACCGCTTTTAATACTGATGTGATCCTGCTGTAGTGTTATCTGTAACAAATCCATATTACAATATACTCGTCAGTAACTGCCCttactgctggctgctctgttgggGTTGGAAATCCACCTCCTATGTCACTAGAAGTCCAGGCAGCATCTCTGTCCATCCTCCATGCTCTGCACTGCAGCTAAGCAGCATACAGCACTCAGATATCTGTTAGCCCCATAATCTTTGAACTGGGCAGCAGTTCACATGCTCGACTGTCACTCCATTCAAACAGGGGGCATGGGACCCCTGTCCTGTCGATCAGTAGGGACCCAAGAGTTCAGACTCCAAAGGCATATTCATCATCGCCAGGGGCATCCCTGGAGCTCATGCCCTGCCTGTTCATCATCACCAGGGGCATCCCTGGAGCTCATGCCCTGCCTGTTCATCATCACCAGGGGCATCCCTGGAGCTCATGCCCTGCCTGTTCATCATCACCAGGGGCATCCCTGGAGCTCATGCCCTGCCTGTTCATCATCACCAGGGGCATCCCTGGAGCTCATGCCCTGCCTGTTCATCATCACCAGGGGCATCCCTGGAGCTCATGCCCTGCCTGTTCATCATCACCAGGGGCATCCCTGGAGCTCATGCCCTGCCTGTTCATCATCACCAGGAGCATCCCTGGAGCTCATGCCCTGCCTCTTCATCATCACCAGGAGCATCTCTGGAGCTCATGCCCTGCCTCTTCATCATCACCAGGAGCATCTCTGGAGCTCATGCCTGGGCTGTTTATCATTACTGGAGCATCTCTGGAGCTCATGCCCTGGCTGTTTATCATTACTGGAGCATACCTGGAGCACATGCCCTGGCTGTTTATCATTACTGGAGCATACTGTACAGAGTATACTCATTGTGCTGGCTGTGTTCCATGCAAAAGCAAGGTTGAAAGCAGAGCATCTAAATGTCAGAGCCCGATGCAATAGCTCTGAtcatatttatcctgcacagacaGTAGTGCAGCAAAGAAATGGATGCAGAAGAAGCACTGATGTACCGGCCAGAAGACCTTTCTGTCTAGTGATTATTTAGAAGCATGTATAGACGGAAGCATGTAGAAGTTAAAGTATTTTGCTGGCTCACTGCAGATTTATTTTTGTACTGACCTAGTGAACATTAATGTACAGCTTGTTGCTATTAATGAACAAATCATTCATAACAACTTGCAATCACATGATGTGTAATCTGGCTGCTGGTGCTCAACCTGTTCATCATGGCATCTGCTGAAGCGTGAGCACTCTGGCAGGTCACGTGATTCACTCTACAATGTCATTGATCACTCTGGGAGTACTTCAAGAGAGATCACTTGATGTATATTCATCATTACAGTCACCTATACAGTAAATAGAGTATAATGGCTTATAAGTATAAACAGCcctataggctgggttcacacagggcggattcccgtcggaaatctcgctggttggccgcagcaaaaaccgcgagatttccgccgggagaactgccgcggtttaagtcgcggcggctttgaagcggcccggccgctcgctctttcgctgtggccggcgctcccatagaggagcgcGCGGCTGCAGTGGAATGAAAAAaatgaatggacatgctgcatattctgaaaccgcggctgcggcggccgcggttttagccggacttaccgcagcggattggccgtcccgtgtgggcgagatttctgagaaatctcgtccacatggctggctaatcccgagattagcagccgcgggcggatttgccgctgcaAATTTCCGCggaaaatccaccctgtgtgaacccagccttaatgtccTTTTtggacggaacgattatcgctcaaaaaaaaaaatcattcaaatgaacaaaacTCAATAATCGTTCCATTTAAACGCAGACAAACGACTGGACGACGAGCGAGAATTGGGAGTGCTGGCTCATACAATTATTGTGCTGTTCAAACACTAATTGTTcagtttcacataggaatgtgaaccgcTGAACGATAATTGCTTGAGGACTGCATGATTCTCGAAGAGAgctgcactaaaatagaggagACAGCGTTCAAAAAGCCACGTCCGAATGCTACTCTGCGaagcccaattgaaatcaatagaggggtttaacagcatttagcacgGCGTTTGAAACCTTGCGTTGAGCGCTGTAAAAAGTGGAGagtctgaaagtggcctaaaaaaATGGGCTATCCGAGCAcggatgagctggtgatgacgggCGAACGAGAATTGTGAGAtcctcggcccgtgtaaaagagccataaCACCCTATACTTATATGGAGCTGTGCTCAGGTTGGAGGAGCCGGCCATTACTGCTGTGTGCGGCTCCAGCAGCCATGTGAGTGCAGGAGATCAGTGGCTTCCTTCTGCTACAACAATTATGATCAGAATTAACTCCAATTCCACTTGTTTAATCTATCAGGGTGGCCCCCACCAATTTCATCACCACCACAACAGGGTCCTAGCCCACAATCACACAACTTACCTTTTCATACTGTTTTGGCCATTCACTGCTGTGTATATTTCTTAGGTTTCCCCGGTCTTCAATTTTGTAGTGTCTGATTTTCTGATCTTCTAACCAAACAATGAAATTTCGGAATTCTGTTTCATCTGTGTGAGAGGGATTTAACGTAAATGTAGTCAATGCAGTGACACCGCCTATACATAGCCACACACACTATAAAAGCACCCAAACAAGCGATATAAAAGGATGGACCTCTGTCAACGGAAGATACGCAAATCAGTGGCGCCATCTTGTGGTCGCAAGCTGTAATACAGGGTTTTATTGTCACCAATTTGTGGTTTACACATCGAGCATTGATCTCAGTCACTGAATtgatatttttccagttacttcaTTGTGAGCAGATGACATCAAGGTGTTTGTATATCCTTGGATGGCGCACAGGGTGACGGACAGAACAGAACCAACGCTCCCTGTCTTGGCAACTGCTGATCCATGTATAGTAATATGTACTCAGCCAGGCCGAACCCACACGTTACAATGTAGTTAGGGCTGACAACCATCTCAAGCCTCATCCTTATGTTGGATATGGACACCGAGATCCTCACCACTGAGGGGTCATCTGTAAATCACTAAATAATGAAAGTTTGCAGACTTTCTAATCTACTTGGTCTTTTAATTCTATtactattttcaagatctctacttgctgtcagtgactgaATATTCTTGTTACATCTACAAGAGGTTCGGAGTCTCTGGTACAGATCCATCCTAAACCCCAGAATGAAGTAGTGCAGGATACAGCGCTACATtatccagaccataacagaaactAGACAATAGGCCCATCCAGCGCTGTTAGATCCCACGATAGGACCGAGCCGGGTGGGCAGGGATTCGGTGTTTAGGGTTCTATAACGGAGCCTAcaattgtaaagtgctgcaggatatgttggtgctacatAAATAGAGGTTATATTTACAACCAGAATTatgtgatcatgtgagcagcggcagccaatcacaaagcagATATAGTGAATTGGTAATCGTAACACAACCAATGCATGGTGTGTGATTAGGTAGTATAAAGATGGCCATCCTGGCTGCCCGAAAACAGCATCCAGAAGTGATGGAATGAAACAAGCACAGAGTATATCATCTACAGGTAATATATCCTCTGCACCTTCCAATCCCTCGACAGACtaaggcctggctcacacgggcacgcacggatacaGATGTGGAATTTGTGGGTGTCCACAGAGAGAGACATTAAAGGCAGCTTCCTGCCTCTCCGGATCCAGCATGGATCTTCTCTCTTCAGCACAGTGCATGCGTCCGGGCAGCCAGGtgaagtgccttttttttttttttataaattccctGTGGATCCGCGGGTGTGCTGCGAatgagacggcttccattgacttaaaaaatatataaatatacacacatacatacaatcACATTCACATGCTAAAAAGCTGCTATGCGGCCACCCATGTATCCCTGTGGGCGGCTTGACTTGCGGATCTCCTGCACGGCTTTTGTgaatcaaatccacccatgtgggccaggcctaaggccgctctcatacGAGCGTTTCTAAACACGCTGTAGTTTTAAACGCagcatttttactgcatattttgtgcagtTCCAATGCAGGCAGAGTAAGCCGATGACGTCACCACTTTTTCCCCTCCCGCTGCGTTTTACGgcatttttattgcaccttattcatatcaatgggtgatgcaaggagTCAAAAACTCACTGCAACACTGAAAAATAGAACCTACAGAATTTGATTTGGCGTGTGCTAAAATCGAAAGGAATAGAGGATTGGTGCAGCATTTTTAGTGCGTGTTGAAAATGCGTGCTAAACGCTGTAGAGAGAAAAACCGCTTGCGTAAGAGGCATTATCCCAAAACTGGAGGATCACTTTAACCTCTTCAGGTCAGGGCCCTCTATTTTCGTTCtgcccgcccccctcccccctccccccacactttcaaaaaatgccacctcttatttatccatctatgtaGATttcagagggcttgttttttgcagaagtcccgtagtttctattggtaccattttagagcaCATGCGactatcactttttattacactttttcttgGATATAGGATGACCAAAACTGCGCACTTCtgacggggtaaataatgcattgccatgatagatcagacttttacagacacagcgataTTAAATAGGTTTTCGTCTTTGACATAAATATGGGGAAAAAGGTTTATTTTTAAgttattattaattattaaacaaaataaatggcGACACTATTTTGAACTGATTTTGACAGTTTCGGATGGTTTGGTCGCTCCTGCAGTACGATTTAATACCACAGTATTATTTTATACTGCGATCTGTCAAGCAGTGCATCTAACCACAGGCTCGGCTTAATAGACAATCTGCAATAGCAGTTCTGGAGACTATAAGAGCCCCGTTGGCCGTAGCAACCCGAACAGCACCCCGTGATCTCGTCTTATGGCGGTTTTGAGGCCCTTTTACTCTGATCGGGGGgaattaaatgccgctgtcaaaattgacagtgccatttaaagggttaacagctgaatGCAGCGCGAGTGCTGACCAAAGCTGTTGCTGGCGGGTGTGAGAAACATTTGCTCCCGCATTGTACAGAGCAGGATCGGCTCCCCTCTCCATACAAACCTGCACATCCTGGAAcgataaggggttaaagctgccattctttacactgcaggctgCATCCAGAAAATTCTGTACaagagaaattaaaggggttgtcccgcgccgaaacgggttttttttgtttttttttttaaccccccccccccccccccccccgttcggcgcgagacaaccccgatgcaggggttaaaaaaacaacccgcacagcgcttacctgaatcccggcggtccggcgtcttcatactcacctgctgaagatggccgccgggatcctctgtctccatggaccgcagggcttctgtgcggtccattgccgattccagcctcctgattggctggaatcggcacgtgacggggcggagctacacggagccccattcagaaaagaagaagacccggactgcgcaagcgcggctaatttggccatcggagggcgaaaattagtcggctccatgggaacgaggacgccagcaacggagcaggtaagtataaaactttttataacttctgtatggctcatatttaatgcacaatgtatattacaaagtgcattaatatggccatacagaagtgtatagacccacttgctgccgcgggacaacccctttaattctaagacccaatgtccacgggcgggtcggattccccctgcgggagcccacagtgtgatcccaccctgcccgcgacCAAGGATAAtgatttacctgtccgggtctttcttctgcactgcggacgcgccacacgcatgcgcagtacttttttttttttttgtaactcccaCGGATCCACAAATGAGACCCACCCGTGGATTTTGGGCCCAAGAGAGCGTCTCGTCTCCTGATcaagttacttaaaggggttttccgtgacTTTTACTATTGCTGATCTATTCCTCAGGACAGCTCGTCTGTAGTTGGTGGAAAGGGGTCTGCCACTCCGGACCCCCCACGTGGTAACTATTCACTGGGCAGACAGAACTGGCAGTATTGCAGCAACCCAGGTGGGTACTGCGGTGTAATCTGCCCTGACACAAAGCTCGGCACAGAGCTGATTGGCGGGGACCCTGGGCGGCGGACCTCCATGATCAACTATGGATGGCATATCAATAGTCCTAATTACGCCCCCGTAAGGGTTATCTTGTGACTAGCGCCCCCTACGGTTAAACACTTGACTCAATATGGAGGGTTTCTCCTTCCTTCCTGCGTAGATCCCTGCATCAGGCAGATTTACGCATATCCTATGCGCTCCCACAGACTTGCATGGGCGATTACTGTCCAAAATTATAGGACACGCTGCCATTTGTGTCCCACACGCGTGACACATGCCTGTCTGGATGCCCCATGTAGGGTTGGGCACAGGGATACAGCTGCTGCCAGGAGCCCTGCGGCATCATGGTGGCTCCGTTACCCCAGCAGAGGGCACGCTGCCACCCCCAGTGCTGCCCCATTACCCCCGCTCAGGGATGGCACATTAGATGGGGAGGACGTGCAACCATGGCCGGGGGCAGCCATATTGTTCACCAGCCAGCCCTGTCATTGATATAAGTAGGTGACAGCAGAGCGGACGTGTAACGGCGGGACGCTTCAGCACCGGCCGTGAAGGCGCTCCTCTGACCAACCTTTGCAGTTGAACCCGGCGGGGTTGTGGTAGTCCAGCGCTTGCAGCTTCCTTCGAAACATGGTGTCTCGTCACCCGGCGGGTACCTGCCACAATGCAGCTGGAAGACAGCTCCTCGTAAGCCGTCAGTGCGCAGCCGCGCTACTCGTCCAATCATACTCCAGCACTGCGCCGCCTCCTCCAATCAGCACGGACGTACAAAACGTCCCCTCAACCGCCCACTTACGTGTTCTACCAATAGCATACgtgccaatcacatcacagctatcAAACAACCATTCAAAACCCATGATGAGGAAgcatctgaccaatcagaggccagtaaAGGCTTCACAGCGTGTTGGCATTGCTTTACGGTTTGTCGTAATGCTATGAAAAAACGCATATAAGGGGCGTGGTGCACTGTTACAGCCTCGCCTGCCAAATTACCGAAACGGCCATTTTGATTGAGGCCCGTGTGCCAGGCTGTGAATTATAACTGTAATAGAACAGTTAGTTCAAGTAACTACGCTCAAAGCAAATGTGGTTTCTAAAATACAAAGCCCAGACTGTTTGGCTACTGAAAACTACAAATCCCATGATGCAATGTGTGTGGCCATGCTGGAAGCTGTAGTTTAGCAACATCTGGAGACCAACTGGTTGCAGATTATTCCAGTC
Coding sequences within it:
- the RTRAF gene encoding RNA transcription, translation and transport factor protein, giving the protein MFRRKLQALDYHNPAGFNCKDETEFRNFIVWLEDQKIRHYKIEDRGNLRNIHSSEWPKQYEKYLKDVTCPFKVQERQEAIDWLLGLAVRLEYGDNAAKYQVAKPVHAGSQKPAEPLINLDVGNPDFKAGVLALANLLHIQRHDDYLVMLKAIRILVQERLSAEAIAKSNSSREGLPVALDKHTLGFDTGDAVLNDAARILRLLHVEELRDLQTKINEAIVAVQAIIADPKTDHRLGKVGR